A window of Cellulomonas fimi contains these coding sequences:
- a CDS encoding HPr family phosphocarrier protein, with amino-acid sequence MAQRTAVVASRVGLHARPAMIFTNAVAATGVPVTIARPGGEPVDASSILFVMSLGVPHGEEVTLSTDDGAERVLDDLVTLLETDLDAEDAPTASATGS; translated from the coding sequence ATGGCTCAGCGCACCGCCGTCGTCGCGTCCCGCGTCGGGCTGCACGCCCGCCCCGCGATGATCTTCACCAACGCCGTCGCCGCGACGGGCGTCCCGGTGACCATCGCCCGGCCGGGCGGCGAGCCCGTCGACGCGAGCAGCATCCTGTTCGTCATGTCGCTCGGCGTCCCGCACGGCGAGGAGGTCACGCTCAGCACCGACGACGGCGCCGAGCGCGTGCTCGACGACCTCGTCACGCTGCTGGAGACCGACCTCGACGCGGAGGACGCCCCGACGGCCTCCGCCACGGGCTCGTGA